A single genomic interval of Syngnathoides biaculeatus isolate LvHL_M chromosome 1, ASM1980259v1, whole genome shotgun sequence harbors:
- the smarcc1b gene encoding SWI/SNF complex subunit SMARCC1b isoform X2 — protein sequence MSGGTNLEFPGTSQTSSGFAAHRKKDSTPSAWFWESPDTLAQLEIVRQWIGKHYKKCVLVDAPSCQALAAVTLQLLQFQEDAFGRRVPNPARNKLPTQSFMDLRPGGGLCHILGSAYKFKVEQGWRRFDLQNPSRTERNVEMFDVIERTLLQQNCMSHPVVYLDPSLDQELASRISCVVTKHQGTLSVDRNLASHHIYPFPASTEEDEWIRPVMRKQNHVLVHWGKHPDSYDSWLPSNDVDGDVEELPHPEKPWRVHAGYVLDTDAFNEWMNEEDYCVNEENMSVILRQRIQLREEQDTKSTPFKKRRRSPSPLSSEARKKGKKGRRRGQQEEEPEEDLTKDMEDPTPVPNMEEIVLPKIVNFKKDSENTPVKGGIMADLDDQEDDFPGREDEEGRVELPRLLEGEDNITEQTHHIIIPSYTSWFNNNSIHSIEKRALPEFFNGKNKSKSPEVYLAYRNFMIDTYRLNPQEYLSSTSCRRNLTGDVCSIMRVHAFMEQWGLINYQVDAESRPLPMGPPPTPHFNVLADTPTGLAPLQHKPLQVTASQHMLCFPEKSREKPSDCQNFGLRMDVYAKKHPKTKGACAGWEWTEQETLLLLEALEVYRDDWNKVSEHVGSRTQDDCILHFLRLPIEDPYLEDSSASLGPLAYQPVPFSQSENPVMSTVAFLASVVDPRVASAAAKAALEEFSQVQEESLNGTTCNQLKLTDSMDASQIQINTSSHQVAANADGPLVESIAPKVEGERVKRENSDESERIHIGTGNEDDGVQRQEGEGDEGRAVMELDLVESTVTTAAAAALASAATKAKHLAAVEERKIKSLVALLVETQMKKLEIKLRHFEELETIMDREKEALEQQRQQLLAERQTFHTEQLKQAEMKLQQQREQQGQPAFPVQHSGQSMANRLAPSGGQMQAMAPRHTGAPNDPSVQPDGMTAAQPGLPASSHS from the exons ATGTCCGGAGGAACGAACCTTGAGTTTCCAGGGACAAGTCAGACCAGCTCCGGGTTCGCCGCGCATCGCAAAAAAGACAGCACTCCGTCAGCCTGGTTCTGGGAGAGTCCCGACACTTTAGCTCAGCTGGAGATCGTGCGCCAGTGGATCGGGAAGCACTACAAAAAG TGTGTGTTGGTGGATGCTCCGTCATGTCAGGCACTGGCTGCTGTGACGCTGCAGCTCCTTCAGTTTCAAGAGGATGCTTTTGGAAGACGAGTTCCAAATCCTGCCCGCAACAAACTACCC ACGCAGTCTTTCATGGACCTGCGGCCAGGGGGTGGACTCTGTCACATTCTCGGCTCCGCTTACAAGTTCAAAGTTGAGCAAGGCTG GCGGAGGTTTGACTTGCAAAATCCATCAAGGACTGAAAggaatgttgaaatgtttgatGTGATTGAAAGAACACTGTTGCAG CAGAACTGTATGTCACATCCGGTGGTCTATCTGGACCCTTCACTGGATCAGGAGCTGGCAAGCAGAATTAGTTGTGTCGTTACAAAACACCAG GGTACACTTAGTGTAGACAGAAACCTGGCCAGTCATCACATATATCCGTTCCCCGCATCCACAGAAGAAG ATGAATGGATACGGCCTGTCATGCGAAAGCAAAACCATGTCCTGGTACATTGGGGCAAGCACCCGGACAG TTATGACAGCTGGTTGCCCTCAAATGATGTCGATGGGGATGTTGAGGAGCTCCCTCATCCAGAAAAACCGTGGAGG GTCCACGCTGGCTATGTTCTGGACACAGACGCTTTCAACGAGTGGATGAATGAGGAAGACTATTGCGTGAATGAAGAGAACATGTCTGTTATCCTCAGACAGCGCATACAACTACGAGAAGAGCAG GACACAAAGTCCACTCCCTTCAAAAAGAGGAGGCGCTCTCCATCTCCGCTGTCCTCTGAAGCTAGGAAGAAAGGGAAGAAGGG GAGGCGACGTggacagcaggaggaagagccaGAGGAGGACTTGACCAAAGATATGGAGGACCCCACTCCTGTTCCTAACATGGAGGAGATTGTACTACCCAAAATTG TTAACTTTAAAAAAGACAGTGAGAACACGCCTGTCAAAGGAGGTATCATGGCTGACCTGG ATGACCAGGAAGACGACTTTCCAGGAAGG GAAGATGAGGAGGGAAGGGTGGAGCTTCCTCGCCTATTAGAGGGAGAGGACAACATCACGGAACAAACTCATCACATCATAATACCAAGTTACACTTCTTGGTTCAATAACAACAG CATCCACTCAATAGAGAAACGCGCCCTCCCTGAATTTTTCAACggaaaaaacaagtcaaaatcACCTGAAGT CTACCTGGCCTACCGTAATTTCATGATTGACACATACCGGCTCAACCCCCAAGAATACCTCAGTTCAACATCCTGCAGGCGGAACCTAACTGGAGACGTTTGTTCCATAATGAG GGTGCATGCGTTTATGGAGCAGTGGGGTTTAATTAACTACCAGGTGGACGCCGAGAGCAGGCCGCTCCCCATGGGACCCCCGCCCACTcctcattttaatgttttagccGACACACCCACTGGGCTGGCTCCCTTGCAACACAAACCACTGCAG GTGACGGCGTCGCAGCACATGTTGTGCTTCCCGGAAAAGAGCCGAGAGAAGCCTTCGGATTGCCAGAATTTTGGCTTGCGCATGGATGTTTATGCCAAGAAACACCCAAAG ACAAAGGGCGCTTGTGCAGGATGGGAATGGACAGAGCAAGAGACGCTTTTGTTGTTAGAG GCCTTGGAGGTCTATAGAGATGACTGGAATAAAGTATCTGAGCATGTAGGCTCCAGAACGCAGGATGACTGCATCCTGCACTTCCTCCGTCTACCCATAGAAGACCCGTATCTCGAGGATTCGTCCGCCTCCCTCGGCCCGCTGGCATACCAGCCTGTGCCCTTCAGCCAATCCGAAAACCCCGTGATGAGCACTGTGGCCTTCCTGGCCTCGGTGGTGGATCCACGGGTCGCGTCTGCCGCTGCTAAGGCTGCACTGG AGGAATTTTCACAAGTCCAGGAAGAGTCTTTGAATGGTACGACCTGCAACCAGCTGAAACTAACTG ACTCAATGGATGCATCACAAATACAGATAAACACCAGTTCCCATCAG GTTGCTGCCAATGCTGATGGGCCCCTGGTTGAATCAATAGCGCCCAAAGTGGAAGGAGAACGAGTCAAAAGAGAGAATTCAGATGAAAGCGAAAGGATTCATATAG GGACGGGTAATGAGGACGACGGCGTGCAGCGTCAGGAGGGAGAAGGGGACGAGGGGAGAGCAGTGATGGAGCTTGATCTCGTCGAGAGCACCGTTACCACggcagcagcagctgctttgGCCTCTGCCGCGACAAAGGCCAAG CATTTGGCAGCAGTGGAGGAGAGGAAGATCAAGTCTCTGGTTGCTTTGCTGGTGGAGACCCAAATGAAGAAGCTTGAGATCAAATTGAGGCACTTTGAAGAGCTGGAGACCATCATGGACCGTGAGAAAGAGGCT CTggagcagcagcggcagcagctTCTTGCGGAGAGGCAGACCTTCCATACAGAGCAACTCAAACAGGCAGAGATGAAGCTTCAGCAGCAGAGGGAG
- the smarcc1b gene encoding SWI/SNF complex subunit SMARCC1b isoform X1 gives MSGGTNLEFPGTSQTSSGFAAHRKKDSTPSAWFWESPDTLAQLEIVRQWIGKHYKKCVLVDAPSCQALAAVTLQLLQFQEDAFGRRVPNPARNKLPTQSFMDLRPGGGLCHILGSAYKFKVEQGWRRFDLQNPSRTERNVEMFDVIERTLLQNCMSHPVVYLDPSLDQELASRISCVVTKHQGTLSVDRNLASHHIYPFPASTEEDEWIRPVMRKQNHVLVHWGKHPDSYDSWLPSNDVDGDVEELPHPEKPWRVHAGYVLDTDAFNEWMNEEDYCVNEENMSVILRQRIQLREEQDTKSTPFKKRRRSPSPLSSEARKKGKKGRRRGQQEEEPEEDLTKDMEDPTPVPNMEEIVLPKIVNFKKDSENTPVKGGIMADLDDQEDDFPGREDEEGRVELPRLLEGEDNITEQTHHIIIPSYTSWFNNNSIHSIEKRALPEFFNGKNKSKSPEVYLAYRNFMIDTYRLNPQEYLSSTSCRRNLTGDVCSIMRVHAFMEQWGLINYQVDAESRPLPMGPPPTPHFNVLADTPTGLAPLQHKPLQVTASQHMLCFPEKSREKPSDCQNFGLRMDVYAKKHPKTKGACAGWEWTEQETLLLLEALEVYRDDWNKVSEHVGSRTQDDCILHFLRLPIEDPYLEDSSASLGPLAYQPVPFSQSENPVMSTVAFLASVVDPRVASAAAKAALEEFSQVQEESLNGTTCNQLKLTDSMDASQIQINTSSHQVAANADGPLVESIAPKVEGERVKRENSDESERIHIGTGNEDDGVQRQEGEGDEGRAVMELDLVESTVTTAAAAALASAATKAKHLAAVEERKIKSLVALLVETQMKKLEIKLRHFEELETIMDREKEALEQQRQQLLAERQTFHTEQLKQAEMKLQQQREQQGQPAFPVQHSGQSMANRLAPSGGQMQAMAPRHTGAPNGMYPSVQPDGMTAAQPGLPASSHS, from the exons ATGTCCGGAGGAACGAACCTTGAGTTTCCAGGGACAAGTCAGACCAGCTCCGGGTTCGCCGCGCATCGCAAAAAAGACAGCACTCCGTCAGCCTGGTTCTGGGAGAGTCCCGACACTTTAGCTCAGCTGGAGATCGTGCGCCAGTGGATCGGGAAGCACTACAAAAAG TGTGTGTTGGTGGATGCTCCGTCATGTCAGGCACTGGCTGCTGTGACGCTGCAGCTCCTTCAGTTTCAAGAGGATGCTTTTGGAAGACGAGTTCCAAATCCTGCCCGCAACAAACTACCC ACGCAGTCTTTCATGGACCTGCGGCCAGGGGGTGGACTCTGTCACATTCTCGGCTCCGCTTACAAGTTCAAAGTTGAGCAAGGCTG GCGGAGGTTTGACTTGCAAAATCCATCAAGGACTGAAAggaatgttgaaatgtttgatGTGATTGAAAGAACACTGTTGCAG AACTGTATGTCACATCCGGTGGTCTATCTGGACCCTTCACTGGATCAGGAGCTGGCAAGCAGAATTAGTTGTGTCGTTACAAAACACCAG GGTACACTTAGTGTAGACAGAAACCTGGCCAGTCATCACATATATCCGTTCCCCGCATCCACAGAAGAAG ATGAATGGATACGGCCTGTCATGCGAAAGCAAAACCATGTCCTGGTACATTGGGGCAAGCACCCGGACAG TTATGACAGCTGGTTGCCCTCAAATGATGTCGATGGGGATGTTGAGGAGCTCCCTCATCCAGAAAAACCGTGGAGG GTCCACGCTGGCTATGTTCTGGACACAGACGCTTTCAACGAGTGGATGAATGAGGAAGACTATTGCGTGAATGAAGAGAACATGTCTGTTATCCTCAGACAGCGCATACAACTACGAGAAGAGCAG GACACAAAGTCCACTCCCTTCAAAAAGAGGAGGCGCTCTCCATCTCCGCTGTCCTCTGAAGCTAGGAAGAAAGGGAAGAAGGG GAGGCGACGTggacagcaggaggaagagccaGAGGAGGACTTGACCAAAGATATGGAGGACCCCACTCCTGTTCCTAACATGGAGGAGATTGTACTACCCAAAATTG TTAACTTTAAAAAAGACAGTGAGAACACGCCTGTCAAAGGAGGTATCATGGCTGACCTGG ATGACCAGGAAGACGACTTTCCAGGAAGG GAAGATGAGGAGGGAAGGGTGGAGCTTCCTCGCCTATTAGAGGGAGAGGACAACATCACGGAACAAACTCATCACATCATAATACCAAGTTACACTTCTTGGTTCAATAACAACAG CATCCACTCAATAGAGAAACGCGCCCTCCCTGAATTTTTCAACggaaaaaacaagtcaaaatcACCTGAAGT CTACCTGGCCTACCGTAATTTCATGATTGACACATACCGGCTCAACCCCCAAGAATACCTCAGTTCAACATCCTGCAGGCGGAACCTAACTGGAGACGTTTGTTCCATAATGAG GGTGCATGCGTTTATGGAGCAGTGGGGTTTAATTAACTACCAGGTGGACGCCGAGAGCAGGCCGCTCCCCATGGGACCCCCGCCCACTcctcattttaatgttttagccGACACACCCACTGGGCTGGCTCCCTTGCAACACAAACCACTGCAG GTGACGGCGTCGCAGCACATGTTGTGCTTCCCGGAAAAGAGCCGAGAGAAGCCTTCGGATTGCCAGAATTTTGGCTTGCGCATGGATGTTTATGCCAAGAAACACCCAAAG ACAAAGGGCGCTTGTGCAGGATGGGAATGGACAGAGCAAGAGACGCTTTTGTTGTTAGAG GCCTTGGAGGTCTATAGAGATGACTGGAATAAAGTATCTGAGCATGTAGGCTCCAGAACGCAGGATGACTGCATCCTGCACTTCCTCCGTCTACCCATAGAAGACCCGTATCTCGAGGATTCGTCCGCCTCCCTCGGCCCGCTGGCATACCAGCCTGTGCCCTTCAGCCAATCCGAAAACCCCGTGATGAGCACTGTGGCCTTCCTGGCCTCGGTGGTGGATCCACGGGTCGCGTCTGCCGCTGCTAAGGCTGCACTGG AGGAATTTTCACAAGTCCAGGAAGAGTCTTTGAATGGTACGACCTGCAACCAGCTGAAACTAACTG ACTCAATGGATGCATCACAAATACAGATAAACACCAGTTCCCATCAG GTTGCTGCCAATGCTGATGGGCCCCTGGTTGAATCAATAGCGCCCAAAGTGGAAGGAGAACGAGTCAAAAGAGAGAATTCAGATGAAAGCGAAAGGATTCATATAG GGACGGGTAATGAGGACGACGGCGTGCAGCGTCAGGAGGGAGAAGGGGACGAGGGGAGAGCAGTGATGGAGCTTGATCTCGTCGAGAGCACCGTTACCACggcagcagcagctgctttgGCCTCTGCCGCGACAAAGGCCAAG CATTTGGCAGCAGTGGAGGAGAGGAAGATCAAGTCTCTGGTTGCTTTGCTGGTGGAGACCCAAATGAAGAAGCTTGAGATCAAATTGAGGCACTTTGAAGAGCTGGAGACCATCATGGACCGTGAGAAAGAGGCT CTggagcagcagcggcagcagctTCTTGCGGAGAGGCAGACCTTCCATACAGAGCAACTCAAACAGGCAGAGATGAAGCTTCAGCAGCAGAGGGAG
- the smarcc1b gene encoding SWI/SNF complex subunit SMARCC1b isoform X3: MSGGTNLEFPGTSQTSSGFAAHRKKDSTPSAWFWESPDTLAQLEIVRQWIGKHYKKCVLVDAPSCQALAAVTLQLLQFQEDAFGRRVPNPARNKLPTQSFMDLRPGGGLCHILGSAYKFKVEQGWRRFDLQNPSRTERNVEMFDVIERTLLQQNCMSHPVVYLDPSLDQELASRISCVVTKHQGTLSVDRNLASHHIYPFPASTEEDEWIRPVMRKQNHVLVHWGKHPDSYDSWLPSNDVDGDVEELPHPEKPWRVHAGYVLDTDAFNEWMNEEDYCVNEENMSVILRQRIQLREEQDTKSTPFKKRRRSPSPLSSEARKKGKKGRRRGQQEEEPEEDLTKDMEDPTPVPNMEEIVLPKIVNFKKDSENTPVKGGIMADLDDQEDDFPGREDEEGRVELPRLLEGEDNITEQTHHIIIPSYTSWFNNNSIHSIEKRALPEFFNGKNKSKSPEVYLAYRNFMIDTYRLNPQEYLSSTSCRRNLTGDVCSIMRVHAFMEQWGLINYQVDAESRPLPMGPPPTPHFNVLADTPTGLAPLQHKPLQVTASQHMLCFPEKSREKPSDCQNFGLRMDVYAKKHPKTKGACAGWEWTEQETLLLLEALEVYRDDWNKVSEHVGSRTQDDCILHFLRLPIEDPYLEDSSASLGPLAYQPVPFSQSENPVMSTVAFLASVVDPRVASAAAKAALEEFSQVQEESLNGTTCNQLKLTDSMDASQIQINTSSHQVAANADGPLVESIAPKVEGERVKRENSDESERIHIGTGNEDDGVQRQEGEGDEGRAVMELDLVESTVTTAAAAALASAATKAKHLAAVEERKIKSLVALLVETQMKKLEIKLRHFEELETIMDREKEALEQQRQQLLAERQTFHTEQLKQAEMKLQQQREQQGQPAFPVQHSGQSMANRLAPSGGQMQAMAPRHTGAPNGMYPSVQPDGMTAAQPGLPASSHS, translated from the exons ATGTCCGGAGGAACGAACCTTGAGTTTCCAGGGACAAGTCAGACCAGCTCCGGGTTCGCCGCGCATCGCAAAAAAGACAGCACTCCGTCAGCCTGGTTCTGGGAGAGTCCCGACACTTTAGCTCAGCTGGAGATCGTGCGCCAGTGGATCGGGAAGCACTACAAAAAG TGTGTGTTGGTGGATGCTCCGTCATGTCAGGCACTGGCTGCTGTGACGCTGCAGCTCCTTCAGTTTCAAGAGGATGCTTTTGGAAGACGAGTTCCAAATCCTGCCCGCAACAAACTACCC ACGCAGTCTTTCATGGACCTGCGGCCAGGGGGTGGACTCTGTCACATTCTCGGCTCCGCTTACAAGTTCAAAGTTGAGCAAGGCTG GCGGAGGTTTGACTTGCAAAATCCATCAAGGACTGAAAggaatgttgaaatgtttgatGTGATTGAAAGAACACTGTTGCAG CAGAACTGTATGTCACATCCGGTGGTCTATCTGGACCCTTCACTGGATCAGGAGCTGGCAAGCAGAATTAGTTGTGTCGTTACAAAACACCAG GGTACACTTAGTGTAGACAGAAACCTGGCCAGTCATCACATATATCCGTTCCCCGCATCCACAGAAGAAG ATGAATGGATACGGCCTGTCATGCGAAAGCAAAACCATGTCCTGGTACATTGGGGCAAGCACCCGGACAG TTATGACAGCTGGTTGCCCTCAAATGATGTCGATGGGGATGTTGAGGAGCTCCCTCATCCAGAAAAACCGTGGAGG GTCCACGCTGGCTATGTTCTGGACACAGACGCTTTCAACGAGTGGATGAATGAGGAAGACTATTGCGTGAATGAAGAGAACATGTCTGTTATCCTCAGACAGCGCATACAACTACGAGAAGAGCAG GACACAAAGTCCACTCCCTTCAAAAAGAGGAGGCGCTCTCCATCTCCGCTGTCCTCTGAAGCTAGGAAGAAAGGGAAGAAGGG GAGGCGACGTggacagcaggaggaagagccaGAGGAGGACTTGACCAAAGATATGGAGGACCCCACTCCTGTTCCTAACATGGAGGAGATTGTACTACCCAAAATTG TTAACTTTAAAAAAGACAGTGAGAACACGCCTGTCAAAGGAGGTATCATGGCTGACCTGG ATGACCAGGAAGACGACTTTCCAGGAAGG GAAGATGAGGAGGGAAGGGTGGAGCTTCCTCGCCTATTAGAGGGAGAGGACAACATCACGGAACAAACTCATCACATCATAATACCAAGTTACACTTCTTGGTTCAATAACAACAG CATCCACTCAATAGAGAAACGCGCCCTCCCTGAATTTTTCAACggaaaaaacaagtcaaaatcACCTGAAGT CTACCTGGCCTACCGTAATTTCATGATTGACACATACCGGCTCAACCCCCAAGAATACCTCAGTTCAACATCCTGCAGGCGGAACCTAACTGGAGACGTTTGTTCCATAATGAG GGTGCATGCGTTTATGGAGCAGTGGGGTTTAATTAACTACCAGGTGGACGCCGAGAGCAGGCCGCTCCCCATGGGACCCCCGCCCACTcctcattttaatgttttagccGACACACCCACTGGGCTGGCTCCCTTGCAACACAAACCACTGCAG GTGACGGCGTCGCAGCACATGTTGTGCTTCCCGGAAAAGAGCCGAGAGAAGCCTTCGGATTGCCAGAATTTTGGCTTGCGCATGGATGTTTATGCCAAGAAACACCCAAAG ACAAAGGGCGCTTGTGCAGGATGGGAATGGACAGAGCAAGAGACGCTTTTGTTGTTAGAG GCCTTGGAGGTCTATAGAGATGACTGGAATAAAGTATCTGAGCATGTAGGCTCCAGAACGCAGGATGACTGCATCCTGCACTTCCTCCGTCTACCCATAGAAGACCCGTATCTCGAGGATTCGTCCGCCTCCCTCGGCCCGCTGGCATACCAGCCTGTGCCCTTCAGCCAATCCGAAAACCCCGTGATGAGCACTGTGGCCTTCCTGGCCTCGGTGGTGGATCCACGGGTCGCGTCTGCCGCTGCTAAGGCTGCACTGG AGGAATTTTCACAAGTCCAGGAAGAGTCTTTGAATGGTACGACCTGCAACCAGCTGAAACTAACTG ACTCAATGGATGCATCACAAATACAGATAAACACCAGTTCCCATCAG GTTGCTGCCAATGCTGATGGGCCCCTGGTTGAATCAATAGCGCCCAAAGTGGAAGGAGAACGAGTCAAAAGAGAGAATTCAGATGAAAGCGAAAGGATTCATATAG GGACGGGTAATGAGGACGACGGCGTGCAGCGTCAGGAGGGAGAAGGGGACGAGGGGAGAGCAGTGATGGAGCTTGATCTCGTCGAGAGCACCGTTACCACggcagcagcagctgctttgGCCTCTGCCGCGACAAAGGCCAAG CATTTGGCAGCAGTGGAGGAGAGGAAGATCAAGTCTCTGGTTGCTTTGCTGGTGGAGACCCAAATGAAGAAGCTTGAGATCAAATTGAGGCACTTTGAAGAGCTGGAGACCATCATGGACCGTGAGAAAGAGGCT CTggagcagcagcggcagcagctTCTTGCGGAGAGGCAGACCTTCCATACAGAGCAACTCAAACAGGCAGAGATGAAGCTTCAGCAGCAGAGGGAG